In Desulfatiglans sp., the sequence CTCTCTAATGAACCAATAGGCTGCTCAACAACATTTGCAAGGTCAGCAGGGATGTTTGACAGGCTTTTCAGGGGCAGCAGGGTTGAAGAGAGACCCTATTTCCAGGAGGTAAAACCAGTAGTTGACTGGCAGTTCATGCTGGTCATAGCTATTATTATCGGGGCATTTGTCTCATCAATGATTTCAGGTGATTTTACCATGCAGTGGATACCCCCTGTATGGAGATTTCACCTTGGGGATAGTATTATATTACGGCTGATTATCGGGTTTACAAGCGGCATTCTCCTGGGTTTTGGTTCCAGGTGGGCGGATGGGTGCACGAGCGGGCACGGTATAAGCGGGGCCATGCAGCTTGCCGTATCGAGCTGGATCTCTGCCATCTGTTTCTTTGCAGGCGGAATTATTATGGCATGGTTTATGTTCAGGGTCATCTTATAGAAAGGAGAGATAATATACATGAAATCAAAAGGAATGAAGCTTTTATTAGGTCTCATATTCGGTATAATTTTTGGTTTTCTCCTTCAAAAGGGTGGAGTGACAAAATATGACGTTATTATAAACCAGCTTCTGTTTAAGGATTTCACAGTAGTAAAAATAATGCTCTCCGCTGTTGTTACCGGAATGGTGGGCCTGTTCGCCATGCAGGGGATAGGCTGGATCAGGCTGCGGC encodes:
- a CDS encoding YeeE/YedE family protein yields the protein MMDWLTQIKWSPYAVGAGIGILSWFTWLLSNEPIGCSTTFARSAGMFDRLFRGSRVEERPYFQEVKPVVDWQFMLVIAIIIGAFVSSMISGDFTMQWIPPVWRFHLGDSIILRLIIGFTSGILLGFGSRWADGCTSGHGISGAMQLAVSSWISAICFFAGGIIMAWFMFRVIL